In Eriocheir sinensis breed Jianghai 21 chromosome 30, ASM2467909v1, whole genome shotgun sequence, the following are encoded in one genomic region:
- the LOC127005370 gene encoding zinc finger protein 8-like, with protein sequence MARAKKKVSCQDCDRTFGRKGELQQHRREEHSRKNMCPICKRAFESEKRLKMHSQFHNAGGEYKCFYCPKQFNKAWKMKIHLVNHSGRPSYICEYCGDDFLYPGKIVAHLKRVHQVVLACKDCGFAIPLVRSPHKCRIYGCKDCLSSFATKVELAEHVDTHAGRCAPPVHLLPEELDPSSPPQDTRQQCEGYLGVQQACDTPQEAPLQNGREKNGDCESPEAVLGVAEDTYPAKANGVKRHRGNESRVNRVSWQGPDNAFNGVRGSECGRRVSPGSGVAEEPCKARLQHLEVNERLSRDALVSPSPPSTPTRCTLANYSDVSRDSISEWTLVVQGHCATVNTSVIRDKREAEGNEEAKETEPPSYFSSILLRSPSRDLRSGFKVPDAGMGVWKKVETPISRSLRRKQDELDRAAKKRDLLNTLQFYVDTDARLTQRSQTSFKSWLTGDSFSSSSPEHDYVFGFEASVSVGSRSEEAHHYYFNKKIPKKAKVDMTFEDLCLF encoded by the coding sequence atggccCGGGCCAAGAAGAAAGTCTCCTGCCAGGACTGCGACAGGACTTTCGGCCGCAAGGGTGAGCTGCAGCAGCACCGGCGCGAAGAGCACAGCCGCAAGAACATGTGCCCCATCTGCAAGCGCGCCTTTGAGTCTGAGAAGCGGCTCAAGATGCACTCCCAGTTCCACAATGCCGGCGGGGAGTACAAGTGCTTCTACTGCCCCAAGCAGTTCAACAAGGCATGGAAGATGAAGATCCACCTGGTGAACCACAGCGGCCGTCCGTCCTACATCTGCGAGTACTGCGGGGACGACTTCCTCTACCCGGGCAAGATTGTGGCGCACCTCAAGCGAGTGCACCAGGTGGTCCTGGCCTGCAAGGACTGCGGCTTTGCCATCCCCCTGGTGCGCAGCCCTCACAAGTGCAGGATCTATGGCTGCAAGGACTGCCTCTCATCCTTCGCCACCAAGGTGGAGTTGGCAGAGCACGTGGACACCCACGCGGGCCGGTGTGCCCCACCAGTCCACCTGCTGCCGGAGGAGCTGGACCCTTCCTCGCCGCCCCAGGACACGAGGCAGCAGTGTGAGGGGTACCTGGGGGTCCAGCAGGCTTGTGACACCCCTCAGGAGGCCCCCTTACAGAACGGAAGGGAGAAGAACGGGGACTGTGAATCTCCGGAGGCTGTCCTGGGGGTGGCTGAGGACACTTATCCTGCCAAGGCCAACGGTGTCAAGAGGCATCGAGGGAATGAGAGTAGAGTCAACAGGGTGTCTTGGCAAGGCCCTGACAATGCTTTTAACGGGGTGCGGGGCAGTGAGTGTGGCAGAAGGGTCAGTCCAGGCAGTGGTGTGGCTGAGGAGCCCTGCAAAGCCCGTCTACAGCACCTGGAGGTTAACGAGAGACTATCAAGGGATGCGCTGGTCAGTCCAAGCCCCCCCAGCACGCCCACCCGGTGCACGCTGGCAAACTACAGTGACGTGTCAAGGGACAGCATTAGTGAGTGGACGCTGGTGGTGCAGGGACACTGTGCGACTGTTAACACGTCTGTGATACGAGACAagagggaggcggaggggaatgaggaggctAAGGAGACCGAGCCACCTTCGTACTTCTCTTCCATACTCCTGAGGTCTCCGAGCAGGGATCTGAGGAGTGGGTTCAAGGTCCCGGATGCAGGGATGGGTGTGTGGAAGAAAGTTGAGACACCCATCTCCAGATCTCTCCGCAGGAAGCAGGACGAGCTGGACCGGGCGGCGAAGAAGAGGGACTTGCTCAACACACTCCAGTTCTATGTGGACACGGACGCCAGACTGACACAGCGCAGCCAGACGTCCTTCAAGTCCTGGCTCACAGGCgactccttctcgtcctcgtccccgGAACATGACTATGTGTTTGGGTTTGAGGCGAGTGTGTCGGTGGGGAGCCGCAGCGAGGAGGCGCACCACTACTACTTCAACAAAAAGATCCCGAAGAAGGCAAAAGTGGACATGACCTTTGAGGACTTGTGTCTCTTCTGA